From a single Papaver somniferum cultivar HN1 unplaced genomic scaffold, ASM357369v1 unplaced-scaffold_19, whole genome shotgun sequence genomic region:
- the LOC113338401 gene encoding 17.9 kDa class II heat shock protein-like encodes MAFRIIGFNDPIFSGLQDMLGVSDHEAEKSSNTPSTKYVRDAKAMAATPADIKEYPDSYVFVVDMPGLKSEEIKVQVEDNNVLVVTGMRQRKDEKEKEVKYVRMERRIGKFMRKFILPENANLDAISAVRVDGVLTITVQKLPPPEPKKLRTIQVQVA; translated from the coding sequence atggctTTCAGAATTATTGGTTTCAATGATCCAATTTTCTCAGGTCTTCAAGACATGCTTGGCGTATCAGATCATGAAGCTGAAAAATCATCGAACACACCATCGACAAAATACGTCAGAGATGCAAAAGCAATGGCAGCAACACCAGCTGATATCAAGGAGTACCCAGACTCATATGTGTTTGTAGTTGATATGCCAGGGCTGAAATCAGAGGAAATCAAAGTTCAAGTTGAAGATAATAATGTTCTTGTTGTGACCGGAATGCGGCAAAGGAAAgacgaaaaggagaaagaggtcAAATATGTAAGGATGGAACGAAGAATTGGCAAATTTATGAGGAAATTTATACTTCCTGAGAATGCAAATCTTGATGCAATTTCAGCTGTTCGTGTTGATGGTGTTCTTACTATCACTGTTCAGAAATTGCCTCCACCTGAACCGAAGAAGCTTAGGACTATTCAGGTTCAAGTTGCCTAA